The proteins below are encoded in one region of Desulfonatronum thioautotrophicum:
- a CDS encoding LL-diaminopimelate aminotransferase, with protein MSHFKPAQRLAQLPPYLFAEIDRVKNEVKAKGVDIIDLGVGDPDLPTPDFIIQSMVKALSKSEHHRYPSYSGLNSFRECVAKWYDDRFGVPLDPTSQVLSLIGSKEGLAHFPLAFVDPGDLVMTSTPNYPVYPIATMFAGGETHFVPLTESTDFLPDLDAIPADIWKKAKIFFLNYPNNPTSAMAPRSFYEKLIAKAQEFGTILVHDAAYSEMYYDPANKPLSILEIPGAMDVAIEFHSLSKTYNMTGWRVGMAVGNQELVQGLGKIKSNIDSGIFQAVQEAGITALEQGEAFAQEMRDIYKARRDVVVAELAKIGLECRTPQATFYVWTKVPQGRDSAGFVADVLQKTGVVVTPGNGFGTPGEGYFRIALTVGEDRLREALGRIAKL; from the coding sequence ATGTCGCATTTCAAGCCTGCGCAGCGCCTGGCGCAGCTGCCGCCGTATCTGTTTGCCGAGATTGACCGGGTCAAGAATGAAGTCAAAGCCAAGGGGGTGGATATCATCGATTTGGGAGTGGGCGACCCTGATTTGCCAACTCCGGACTTCATCATCCAGTCCATGGTCAAGGCCTTGAGCAAGAGCGAGCACCATCGCTACCCGTCCTATAGCGGATTGAACTCCTTCCGGGAATGCGTGGCCAAGTGGTATGACGACCGTTTTGGTGTGCCCCTGGACCCCACATCCCAGGTGCTCAGCCTGATCGGCTCCAAAGAAGGATTGGCCCATTTCCCCCTGGCGTTCGTGGACCCTGGAGATCTGGTCATGACCTCGACTCCCAACTACCCGGTCTATCCCATCGCGACCATGTTCGCTGGTGGGGAGACCCATTTTGTCCCATTGACCGAGTCCACCGACTTTTTGCCCGACCTTGACGCCATCCCGGCGGACATCTGGAAAAAAGCCAAAATTTTCTTCCTGAATTACCCGAACAACCCCACTTCGGCCATGGCTCCGCGGAGTTTTTATGAAAAACTGATTGCCAAGGCCCAGGAATTCGGGACCATCCTGGTTCATGACGCCGCCTATTCGGAAATGTATTATGACCCAGCCAACAAGCCCCTGAGCATCCTGGAAATTCCCGGAGCCATGGATGTGGCCATTGAGTTCCATTCCCTGTCCAAGACCTACAACATGACCGGTTGGCGGGTAGGCATGGCCGTGGGCAACCAGGAACTGGTCCAGGGGCTGGGCAAAATCAAGAGCAATATCGACTCAGGTATTTTCCAGGCAGTACAAGAGGCCGGGATTACCGCACTGGAACAAGGTGAGGCCTTTGCCCAGGAGATGCGGGACATCTACAAGGCGCGCCGGGACGTGGTGGTGGCCGAACTGGCCAAGATCGGCCTGGAATGCCGCACTCCGCAAGCCACGTTCTATGTCTGGACCAAAGTTCCCCAGGGCCGGGATTCAGCCGGATTTGTCGCCGATGTGCTCCAGAAAACAGGCGTGGTGGTCACGCCGGGCAATGGCTTCGGCACCCCTGGAGAGGGCTACTTCCGTATCGCCCTGACCGTGGGAGAAGATCGGTTGCGCGAGGCATTGGGACGTATCGCCAAGCTGTAA
- a CDS encoding hybrid sensor histidine kinase/response regulator yields the protein MKLSELSISKKLALIILLATSLSLFSTALIFSFSAMLRAYQDTKENMQTLAQVIGHNSQAALVFEDSRAASTTLSALQAKSEISGAWLMDAHGHSLASYTRNNQDRRNPSANLSQKIVETLLPSTILLDEPVMLDNALIGSVILEVTITPVWMQILKNLAASGLLALAGMSMAAILGMRLGASIVRSIMDLLQVTGLVTRKKDYSVRVPQAGQDEIGALVNNFNMMLSELYFRDEQLRRHQEELEEQVRNRTAELHQAMREAEAGTQAKSLFLANMSHEIRTPLNAIIGMAEVSLETPKDELRRDALETILHETLALLEIINEILDFSKIEADQIQLEQREFSIQNVLRHIDTSIAIQANRKGVVYASEMDPDVPNRIYGDPLRLRQILFNLIGNALKFTKKGEIRVQVELIGKNDQLATIRFSVTDTGIGIANDRLGIIFDSFSQADSSTTRKYGGTGLGLSISKRLVELMGGEIGVTSHVGSGSTFWFVVPFATVAETAPSTVEEITAFPDLPTGPALLTPHNIKILLVEDYPTNQQVALRHLRGAGFFVDVAENGLQAVEAVSREDYNLILMDIQMPEMDGYAATQEIRKLEEKNKDSTRNTRIPIIAMTAHALTGYKDKCLAAGMDDYLTKPMRRHELLAMVQKWTGVAIGSSPRAVREGVEQESVTQAPLDYALALEEFEQDASFLQEMIQIFIANAQRQMKSIEKSLQSGDIEAVVDEAHAMKGGAANLTAVKIAALAQDLEQFAHAGSFSECHEILLKLRANLHELQEFTRRLS from the coding sequence ATGAAGTTGTCCGAATTGAGCATTTCCAAAAAGCTGGCCTTGATCATTTTATTGGCCACCTCCCTATCGTTATTTTCCACTGCCTTGATTTTTTCCTTTTCCGCCATGCTCCGGGCATATCAGGACACAAAGGAGAACATGCAGACCTTGGCCCAGGTGATTGGCCACAACAGCCAAGCAGCCCTGGTTTTCGAGGACAGTCGCGCCGCTTCGACAACACTTTCCGCTCTGCAGGCAAAATCGGAAATTTCAGGCGCTTGGTTGATGGACGCTCACGGCCACTCCCTCGCAAGCTATACGAGAAACAACCAAGATCGGAGGAATCCATCAGCCAATCTCTCGCAGAAAATTGTGGAAACTCTTTTACCCTCCACAATCCTTCTCGATGAACCGGTGATGCTGGACAATGCCCTCATCGGGTCCGTAATCCTGGAGGTAACCATCACACCGGTTTGGATGCAGATCCTGAAGAACCTTGCAGCTTCCGGGCTTTTGGCGCTGGCGGGAATGAGCATGGCCGCCATTTTGGGTATGCGGTTGGGTGCATCCATTGTCCGCTCTATCATGGATCTCTTGCAGGTAACGGGACTCGTTACCCGAAAAAAGGATTATTCCGTTCGTGTTCCGCAGGCTGGTCAGGACGAAATTGGAGCCTTGGTCAATAATTTTAATATGATGCTGTCTGAACTGTATTTCCGCGACGAACAGCTTCGACGACACCAAGAAGAGCTGGAAGAGCAGGTGCGCAATCGCACCGCGGAACTGCATCAGGCCATGAGGGAGGCGGAAGCAGGGACCCAAGCAAAATCTCTTTTTCTGGCCAACATGAGTCATGAAATCCGTACCCCCCTCAATGCAATCATTGGAATGGCCGAAGTTTCTCTTGAGACACCAAAAGATGAACTTCGCAGAGATGCTCTGGAGACCATCCTGCACGAAACCCTCGCCTTGTTGGAAATCATCAACGAAATACTGGATTTTTCCAAAATTGAGGCAGACCAAATTCAGCTTGAGCAAAGGGAATTTTCCATCCAAAATGTTCTTCGCCATATTGATACCAGCATTGCCATTCAGGCCAATAGAAAGGGTGTCGTTTACGCCTCAGAAATGGATCCTGACGTGCCGAATCGAATCTATGGAGATCCTTTGCGCTTACGGCAAATTCTTTTCAACCTGATAGGCAATGCCTTGAAATTTACAAAAAAAGGGGAAATTCGCGTCCAGGTGGAACTAATTGGCAAAAACGACCAATTGGCGACCATCCGCTTTTCGGTCACAGACACAGGAATCGGCATTGCGAATGATCGACTGGGCATCATTTTCGACAGTTTTTCTCAAGCTGACAGCTCCACAACGCGAAAGTACGGAGGCACTGGATTGGGACTGTCTATCAGCAAACGGTTGGTGGAGCTGATGGGAGGTGAAATCGGCGTTACCAGTCATGTAGGGTCAGGCAGTACGTTTTGGTTTGTCGTGCCTTTTGCAACGGTCGCGGAAACGGCACCAAGCACAGTGGAAGAAATCACGGCCTTTCCTGACCTGCCGACTGGCCCTGCTCTCCTTACTCCACACAACATCAAAATTCTTCTCGTCGAAGACTATCCCACCAACCAGCAGGTCGCATTGCGGCATCTACGTGGAGCGGGATTTTTTGTGGATGTGGCGGAAAACGGTCTTCAGGCCGTTGAAGCCGTTTCCCGTGAGGACTACAATCTGATCTTGATGGACATCCAAATGCCCGAGATGGACGGATACGCCGCCACACAGGAGATCAGAAAGTTGGAAGAGAAAAACAAGGATAGCACCAGAAACACAAGGATACCGATAATTGCCATGACCGCTCATGCCCTCACTGGCTACAAGGACAAATGCCTCGCAGCTGGAATGGATGACTACCTAACCAAACCAATGCGACGTCATGAGTTACTGGCCATGGTTCAGAAGTGGACGGGCGTGGCGATCGGTAGCTCACCTAGAGCTGTTCGAGAAGGTGTGGAACAGGAAAGTGTGACGCAGGCTCCATTGGATTATGCTTTGGCATTGGAAGAATTCGAGCAGGATGCCTCCTTTCTTCAGGAAATGATTCAAATATTCATCGCCAATGCCCAACGTCAGATGAAATCCATTGAAAAATCTCTACAGTCAGGTGACATTGAGGCCGTCGTCGACGAGGCGCATGCAATGAAAGGTGGAGCCGCCAACCTCACGGCGGTGAAAATCGCCGCTCTTGCGCAAGACCTTGAGCAGTTTGCTCATGCCGGCTCTTTTTCAGAATGTCACGAAATTTTGTTGAAGCTCCGAGCCAATTTGCACGAACTGCAAGAGTTTACCCGGAGACTATCGTGA
- a CDS encoding CBS domain-containing protein, translating into MPQSPKTLITAHNNADFDALAAMVAAGKLYPEAALIFPGSQEKNLRNFFIQSATYLFNFQAMKEIDTSAVKQLVVVDTRQRSRVEHVRGVLDLPGLIIHAYDHHPDSDDDLPAQKSIVQPWGSTTAILIQEIRKRKIAITPDEATIMGLGIYEDTGAFTFSSTTTHDFDAASWLLAQGMDLDTISDLITRDLSAQQIHLLHAMLGSATVHDINGIEVVITEVSVDEYVGDFAVLVHKLVDMENIRVLFALARMNDRVHLIARSRRPEVDAGRLCGFFGGGGHVYAASATIKDRTLSEIKEELFALLYSHINPQILVRDFMSKPAVTVASGTTLIQATEIMTRYGLKAIPVVQEDGGCLGILEHQLSDRAVGHGLGELTVDEYMQRDVATLTPQNDLYAVMEIILGQKQRLVPVMEEGHVTAVITRTDLITIFIQESARIPEFLLPERRSERNIKNMLRARLPEHILKLLEHAGTLGRDMGVNVYAVGGFIRDILLNRPNLDIDLVVEGDGIGFAQLFSRELGGRLRMHKKFQTAVVILSDGQKVDVATARLEYYQYPTALPTVELSSIKMDLYRRDFSINALAVRLMPDHFGNLVDFFSAQKDIKERTIRVLHSLSFVEDPTRILRAIRFEQRFHFRMDRQTERLIKNAMNLNLFQKLSGRRLFQELRLIMEELEVLACFRRMDGFHLLQVLHPLLKLTDQLETTLGEVERVLNWYRLLYLEPKAQSWKLYFLGLGSALDDAQFKIFMRRLNFSDKDEYSLQSMRKNLDETVQLLNHWQGRDGAMSELYFVLDPLPLESVLYLMARSQKEAMRRNISLYLTQLRTQKIAVTGKDLKAMGLIPGPHYSKILRTLQAAMIDGKTPDRGSQLVLAGKLVDKLKISETSRRTGGKAD; encoded by the coding sequence ATGCCCCAATCCCCCAAAACCCTGATCACCGCCCACAACAACGCAGACTTTGACGCCCTGGCGGCCATGGTGGCCGCCGGCAAGCTGTATCCGGAAGCGGCGCTGATTTTTCCCGGCAGCCAGGAAAAGAATCTGCGAAATTTCTTTATTCAGAGCGCGACATATCTTTTTAATTTTCAAGCCATGAAGGAGATCGACACCTCGGCCGTAAAGCAGCTTGTTGTGGTGGATACCCGGCAGCGTTCCCGGGTGGAGCATGTTCGCGGTGTGCTGGACCTGCCTGGCCTGATCATCCACGCCTATGACCATCATCCGGACTCGGATGACGACCTGCCGGCCCAGAAAAGCATTGTTCAGCCCTGGGGATCGACCACGGCCATTCTGATTCAGGAAATCCGCAAGCGAAAAATCGCCATCACCCCGGACGAGGCGACCATCATGGGACTCGGCATCTACGAGGATACCGGGGCATTTACGTTTTCCTCCACCACGACCCATGATTTCGACGCAGCTTCCTGGCTGCTGGCCCAGGGCATGGACCTGGACACCATCTCGGATCTGATCACCCGTGACTTAAGTGCGCAACAGATCCATCTGCTCCACGCCATGCTCGGTTCGGCCACGGTGCATGATATCAACGGCATTGAAGTGGTGATCACCGAGGTCAGCGTGGACGAGTACGTGGGGGATTTTGCCGTGCTGGTGCACAAACTTGTGGACATGGAAAACATCAGGGTGCTCTTCGCTCTGGCCCGGATGAACGACCGCGTGCATCTCATCGCCCGCAGCCGAAGGCCGGAAGTTGACGCCGGGAGGCTCTGCGGTTTTTTCGGCGGCGGCGGCCATGTTTATGCCGCATCCGCGACCATCAAGGACCGAACGCTGTCTGAAATCAAGGAAGAGTTGTTCGCCCTGCTCTACTCGCACATCAACCCGCAAATTCTGGTTCGGGACTTCATGTCCAAACCCGCGGTTACCGTGGCGTCGGGAACGACGCTGATTCAGGCCACAGAGATCATGACCCGCTATGGCCTGAAAGCCATACCCGTGGTCCAAGAGGATGGCGGCTGCCTGGGAATCCTCGAACATCAGCTTTCGGACCGGGCCGTGGGTCATGGGTTGGGTGAACTGACCGTGGATGAGTACATGCAGCGGGACGTGGCCACGCTGACACCACAGAACGACCTCTATGCGGTCATGGAAATCATCCTGGGCCAGAAGCAGCGACTTGTTCCCGTGATGGAAGAGGGACATGTAACCGCGGTGATCACCCGGACAGACCTGATTACCATCTTTATTCAGGAATCGGCCCGCATTCCGGAATTTCTCCTTCCTGAACGCCGCAGTGAACGGAATATCAAAAACATGCTCCGGGCCCGGCTACCGGAGCATATTCTCAAGCTTCTGGAGCACGCCGGAACGTTGGGAAGGGATATGGGGGTGAACGTCTATGCCGTTGGGGGGTTTATCCGGGATATTTTGCTCAACCGCCCGAACCTGGACATCGACCTGGTCGTGGAGGGCGATGGCATAGGGTTCGCCCAACTCTTCAGCCGGGAACTGGGGGGACGGCTCCGGATGCATAAAAAATTCCAGACCGCGGTGGTCATTCTTTCGGACGGCCAGAAGGTGGATGTGGCCACGGCCCGCCTGGAGTATTATCAATACCCCACCGCCCTGCCCACAGTGGAACTTTCTTCCATCAAGATGGACCTCTACCGCCGGGACTTTAGCATCAATGCCCTGGCGGTGCGCCTCATGCCGGACCATTTCGGCAATCTGGTGGACTTCTTCTCGGCTCAGAAGGACATCAAGGAGCGGACCATCCGGGTTTTGCACTCCCTGAGCTTTGTGGAAGACCCAACCCGCATTTTGCGGGCCATCCGCTTTGAGCAACGTTTCCATTTTCGGATGGATCGCCAAACCGAACGGCTGATCAAGAACGCCATGAACCTGAACCTGTTCCAAAAGCTCTCCGGCCGGCGGCTGTTTCAGGAGTTGCGGTTGATCATGGAAGAGCTGGAGGTCCTGGCCTGTTTCCGGCGCATGGACGGTTTTCATCTGCTCCAGGTGCTCCACCCTTTGCTTAAGCTCACTGACCAGCTGGAAACCACCTTGGGAGAGGTGGAGAGGGTGCTGAACTGGTATCGCCTGCTTTACCTGGAACCCAAGGCTCAATCCTGGAAACTCTATTTCCTGGGACTGGGTTCTGCCCTGGATGACGCCCAGTTCAAAATCTTCATGCGACGCTTGAACTTTTCGGATAAAGACGAGTATTCACTGCAGAGTATGCGCAAAAATCTGGATGAAACCGTACAACTTCTGAACCATTGGCAAGGTCGCGATGGAGCCATGAGCGAACTCTACTTTGTCCTCGATCCGTTGCCATTGGAGTCCGTTCTGTACCTGATGGCTCGCAGCCAAAAGGAAGCCATGCGCCGCAATATTTCCCTCTATCTGACCCAACTGCGGACCCAAAAAATCGCGGTGACCGGCAAGGACCTGAAAGCCATGGGGTTGATCCCAGGCCCCCATTATTCCAAGATCCTGCGAACCCTCCAGGCAGCCATGATCGACGGCAAGACCCCGGACCGGGGTAGCCAGTTGGTCCTGGCCGGGAAACTGGTGGACAAGCTGAAAATATCCGAGACTTCAAGAAGGACCGGCGGCAAGGCTGATTGA
- a CDS encoding TonB-dependent receptor plug domain-containing protein: MKKRIGIRVVTISMLSCLFLLPGFSAWGTPRQAEIDPLEMSLEELMQVVVTSVAKKEQTLWDTAAAVYVISNEDIRRSGAKNIPEALRMAPGVQVSAIANNKWAISIRGFAERFSNKLLVLVDGRSVYSPLFSGVFWEALDVPLELIERIEVIRGPGSAIWGVNAVNGVINIITKLAEQSEGGRISLATGSELRHRGFVGYGSELSEQTYFRLHALTKDTAPSRFVGGGKAEDDWQLRTVGLRLDHAGEFGSMMIQSSLNTTNAGDESNLSSSPPRLERVVQTQEIDTGYLLGRWEHERSQQHSRSFQFAFEHFRWDNAVLAEKRSTVDLEYQERWRGLPRHDVIWGLGYRISWDDISNTPTVVLEDGSATTHLYSIFVQDEISITPDNWKLVLGARLDHNEYTGFELQPNARLLWTPNEFHSLWMALSRAVRTPSRTERAAIGYNMAQPESQPPSVVTFFRHLDRAEQVHALDAGWRHQLLPSMSMDIATFYYRYNQLRDLAIDTPEFQPPGFLNVPVMFTNQGSATTTGLEVSLDWRPFDIWRLEASMSLLRIQRESTQDRISNIDDEVSPTRSFSLRSSLDLSSDLQLDAWIRSFNAIKQHDISGFTTLDLRLGWQARDNLELFIVGQNLLRPSHPEFVEIQLASTPTEVQRSFYFGIDWRF, from the coding sequence ATGAAGAAGCGAATAGGCATCCGCGTTGTAACCATCAGTATGCTTTCATGCCTTTTTCTGTTGCCGGGATTTTCCGCTTGGGGCACACCACGGCAAGCTGAAATCGACCCGCTTGAAATGAGCTTGGAAGAGCTGATGCAGGTTGTGGTGACCTCTGTCGCTAAAAAGGAACAGACCCTCTGGGATACTGCCGCCGCGGTCTACGTTATCTCCAATGAAGATATTCGCCGGAGTGGGGCCAAGAATATTCCGGAGGCCCTCCGCATGGCCCCTGGGGTCCAGGTCTCCGCCATCGCCAACAACAAATGGGCGATATCCATCCGCGGCTTTGCGGAGCGTTTTTCCAACAAGCTTTTGGTATTAGTGGATGGTCGAAGCGTCTATAGTCCGCTTTTCTCCGGGGTATTCTGGGAGGCACTGGATGTCCCTTTGGAACTGATCGAGCGGATTGAGGTCATCCGCGGGCCGGGATCAGCTATCTGGGGGGTCAATGCCGTTAATGGCGTCATCAACATTATCACCAAGTTAGCAGAACAGTCGGAGGGCGGCAGAATTTCCCTGGCAACAGGTTCCGAACTTCGCCATCGCGGTTTTGTCGGATATGGGAGCGAACTCTCCGAGCAAACGTATTTTCGTCTGCACGCCTTGACGAAGGACACGGCACCCTCCAGATTTGTCGGAGGAGGCAAGGCAGAGGACGACTGGCAGCTTCGAACCGTTGGTTTGCGCCTGGACCACGCTGGAGAATTTGGTTCCATGATGATCCAGAGCAGCTTGAACACCACCAACGCAGGTGACGAGTCCAACCTCTCCTCCTCGCCCCCCCGACTTGAGCGCGTTGTCCAAACACAAGAAATCGATACGGGGTACCTCCTTGGGCGTTGGGAGCATGAGCGCTCCCAGCAACACTCTCGAAGTTTTCAGTTCGCTTTTGAACATTTTCGATGGGATAATGCCGTACTGGCCGAAAAGCGTTCAACGGTGGACCTGGAATATCAAGAACGGTGGCGTGGATTGCCACGTCACGACGTTATTTGGGGGTTAGGCTATCGCATTAGTTGGGATGACATTTCCAATACGCCGACTGTAGTCCTTGAGGATGGATCGGCAACAACACACCTCTACAGTATTTTTGTCCAGGATGAGATATCCATCACCCCAGACAACTGGAAGCTTGTTCTCGGCGCTCGCCTGGATCATAACGAATACACGGGGTTTGAGTTGCAACCAAACGCTCGTCTCCTCTGGACCCCGAACGAGTTCCATAGCCTGTGGATGGCCCTGTCCAGAGCCGTTCGCACACCGTCTCGAACGGAACGGGCAGCCATTGGCTATAATATGGCCCAGCCCGAGAGCCAACCTCCATCCGTTGTGACCTTTTTTCGCCACTTGGATCGTGCTGAACAAGTCCATGCTCTGGATGCCGGATGGCGTCATCAACTTCTGCCCAGCATGTCCATGGATATTGCCACATTTTATTATCGATATAACCAGTTGCGTGATCTGGCGATCGACACTCCCGAATTTCAGCCTCCAGGGTTTCTCAATGTACCCGTAATGTTCACAAACCAAGGCAGTGCAACAACCACCGGGTTGGAAGTTTCCCTCGACTGGCGACCTTTTGATATCTGGCGACTAGAGGCGTCCATGAGCCTGTTGCGTATCCAACGCGAAAGTACTCAGGATCGTATCAGCAATATTGATGACGAGGTTTCTCCCACCCGCTCGTTTTCCTTACGATCCTCCTTGGACCTTTCTTCGGACTTGCAGTTGGACGCTTGGATTCGTTCCTTCAACGCCATCAAGCAACACGATATTTCTGGGTTTACGACGCTGGACCTTCGTTTAGGATGGCAGGCACGAGACAATCTGGAATTATTCATTGTAGGCCAGAACCTGCTCCGCCCATCCCACCCAGAGTTCGTCGAGATCCAGCTTGCATCGACCCCGACAGAAGTTCAACGCAGTTTCTACTTTGGGATTGACTGGCGTTTTTAA
- the folK gene encoding 2-amino-4-hydroxy-6-hydroxymethyldihydropteridine diphosphokinase, giving the protein MKCRLALSLDCTKTGSLPLHMPPPQNIPAFISLGSNLGDLEDNLERARNAMGALSAVQLIACSPVYFTEPQDVRSQPWFANQVVLLDCHTVWTAPDLLRALLAIESQMGRIREENKGPRIIDLDLLLFGTQRHTSPDLILPHPRILDRAFVLIPLLDIAPDLSLPDGTSLSKALERLSFHVHDRRIEQAEEG; this is encoded by the coding sequence GTGAAGTGCCGCCTTGCCCTCTCCCTTGACTGCACCAAGACCGGCTCACTCCCCCTTCATATGCCCCCACCCCAGAACATACCGGCGTTTATCAGCCTTGGCTCCAACCTTGGAGACCTGGAAGACAACCTGGAACGAGCCCGGAACGCCATGGGCGCGCTGAGCGCCGTCCAGCTCATTGCCTGTTCCCCGGTGTACTTCACGGAACCCCAAGATGTCCGAAGTCAGCCATGGTTCGCCAATCAGGTCGTCCTTTTGGATTGCCACACCGTATGGACGGCGCCGGACCTGCTTCGAGCTCTTTTGGCGATTGAAAGCCAAATGGGGCGTATCCGCGAAGAAAACAAGGGTCCACGGATCATTGACCTGGACCTGTTGCTCTTCGGTACCCAACGTCACACCTCACCCGACCTGATCCTGCCGCACCCTCGTATCCTGGACAGAGCATTCGTCCTCATCCCCTTGCTCGACATTGCCCCGGATCTCTCCCTGCCAGACGGGACAAGCCTCTCCAAGGCACTCGAACGACTATCATTTCATGTCCATGACCGCCGGATTGAGCAGGCGGAAGAGGGCTAG
- a CDS encoding YfiR family protein: MKNLKILRIFPATLVCLLILTSWAPANNISKDVVKVGFIFNFLKFVEWPNDDTNDGSLQVCALGRTPLGGNLAMMQSRTVQGREIRVSQSSFLNELFGCHVLFIADSEKNRVKEILASVKEKTVLTVSDIPDFIIAGGMIGLNVVEDRIRFEINNAAAQHSNLHISSQLLNLALKVI; encoded by the coding sequence ATGAAAAATCTGAAGATTTTAAGGATTTTCCCCGCGACACTTGTTTGCCTGCTCATCCTCACGTCTTGGGCTCCGGCGAACAACATTTCCAAGGATGTTGTCAAGGTTGGCTTTATCTTCAACTTTCTCAAATTTGTGGAGTGGCCGAATGATGACACCAATGACGGGTCACTTCAGGTCTGTGCGCTGGGCAGGACACCACTTGGCGGCAATCTTGCCATGATGCAATCACGAACAGTCCAAGGAAGAGAAATCAGAGTCAGTCAAAGCTCTTTCCTGAACGAATTGTTTGGTTGTCACGTTTTATTTATTGCTGACAGCGAAAAAAATCGTGTGAAGGAAATTCTCGCTTCCGTGAAGGAAAAAACTGTTCTGACTGTCAGCGACATACCAGATTTTATTATTGCGGGGGGGATGATCGGTCTCAATGTTGTGGAGGATCGAATTCGCTTTGAAATCAATAATGCAGCAGCCCAACATTCGAATTTGCACATCAGTAGCCAATTGCTCAATCTCGCGCTGAAAGTAATCTGA
- a CDS encoding transcriptional regulator, whose translation MLKFLIFIAAIFILYKLLMGDLNKKKEVKEKEHENLAANGVMTKDPVCGTYVPVGSDIRIKEGDNVHCFCSYECRDSYMKKLGAGKE comes from the coding sequence ATGTTGAAATTTTTGATCTTCATTGCCGCGATTTTTATTTTGTACAAGCTACTGATGGGAGACCTGAATAAAAAAAAGGAGGTCAAGGAAAAAGAGCATGAGAACCTGGCCGCCAACGGGGTCATGACCAAGGATCCAGTATGTGGAACCTATGTTCCAGTGGGCAGCGACATCCGGATCAAGGAAGGTGACAACGTACATTGTTTTTGCAGCTATGAATGCCGGGATTCCTACATGAAGAAGTTGGGGGCCGGGAAAGAGTGA
- the xerD gene encoding site-specific tyrosine recombinase XerD yields MDLFLEHILVEKGLAENSVAAYTSDLESLQRFLTQERLRLEEFSVQHGLLYLLHLRQSGLQNRSLARHLATLRGLFAFLARERLVPENALEKLENPKLPLHLPDVLSREEITALLAQPDTSGKLGFRDRTMFELLYAAGLRVSELIGLRPLDVDLQAGLLRVFGKGRKERVVPVHATATKLLEIYIHSWRPAFQPKSDLLFLNRSGKGLTRQGVWKLIKAYAQKAGIARPISPHTLRHSFATHLLEGGADLRTVQILLGHADILATEIYTHVQSSRLKRQHQEHHPRSRSATELPPQSLQSESHVPLHRKP; encoded by the coding sequence ATGGACCTGTTTCTGGAACACATCCTTGTGGAAAAAGGGCTGGCGGAGAACAGCGTGGCGGCCTACACCAGCGACTTGGAGTCCTTGCAGCGGTTTTTGACCCAAGAGAGGCTCCGTCTCGAAGAATTTTCCGTCCAACATGGTCTGCTCTACCTGCTGCATCTGCGGCAGTCCGGGTTGCAAAATCGCTCCCTGGCCCGCCATCTCGCAACGCTCAGGGGGCTGTTTGCCTTTCTGGCACGGGAACGCCTGGTTCCGGAAAATGCTTTGGAAAAACTTGAGAATCCCAAGCTGCCCCTGCATTTGCCGGACGTGCTCAGCCGGGAGGAGATCACGGCCCTGCTGGCCCAGCCCGATACCAGCGGGAAGCTGGGTTTTCGGGACCGAACCATGTTTGAGCTGCTCTACGCCGCGGGACTGCGCGTTTCAGAGTTGATCGGACTGCGTCCTTTGGACGTGGACCTGCAGGCCGGGCTTTTGCGGGTCTTCGGCAAAGGACGCAAGGAACGGGTCGTCCCTGTGCACGCAACGGCCACAAAACTACTGGAAATCTATATCCATTCATGGCGACCAGCCTTTCAGCCAAAGTCGGATCTGCTGTTTCTGAACCGCTCCGGCAAAGGTCTGACCAGGCAGGGCGTCTGGAAGTTGATCAAGGCCTATGCCCAAAAGGCCGGTATTGCTCGACCCATTTCCCCGCACACATTGCGACACTCATTCGCCACCCATTTGCTGGAGGGCGGGGCCGATTTGCGTACCGTGCAGATTCTGCTCGGTCACGCGGATATTCTGGCGACGGAAATATATACCCATGTCCAATCCTCCCGATTGAAACGCCAGCATCAGGAGCATCATCCCCGGAGCCGAAGTGCTACCGAACTCCCCCCCCAGTCGCTCCAATCCGAAAGTCACGTTCCCCTTCACCGCAAACCCTGA